The genome window GATGAGTGTTACTCTCTCTTTATTCTACGACATGGAATTTAGCTGATATTTAAAATCTTAGTTTTGATAACTGAAATTAACTAATAAACATAAATAACAAAGGTACTTTGTCCAAACCTAACGATGTATAATAAATTTAACTAAATTTAAAGAAAGGAAGTATATAAATGAATATTAAAAAAAGATTTTTTTTACTACTAACTTTTTGTTTTATCTCAATAGTTTCATACTCCCTTGAAATAAAAGATGGTATGGTAGTTGACAAATACAATAACTCAGTAGAGCTTAAAGAGTACAATAGAATTGTTTTAGCTGATCCTGCTGGAATAGAAATTCTTTATATGTTAGGAGCAGAGGATAAGATAGCAGCTATTGGAAAAACTTTTATGAGTAAGATACAACCAGTTGAGAAAACTAATAAACTTCCAAGTGTAGGAAATATAACAAAACCTAGTATTGAAAAAATACTATCTTTTTCTCCAGATTTAGTAATTTTAAATACTATGTCTATTTCAACAGGGGATAGTTTAAAGAAATTGAAAATACCATTTATTATAAGTGAAACTGAGAAAATAGATGATATATTTAAAAATTTAGAGATCTATGGAGAGTTTACAGGAAAAAAAGCAGAAGCAGAGGCTATCTATCAAGATGGGAAAAAGAGAGTTGACACTTTAAAAGCCAAATTAGAAAAAGAGCCACTTAATCTAAAAGGAGCTATTTTATATGTAACTACTCCTATGTTGGCTTTTAATGATGAGTCACTTCCTGGGGAGATTATGAGATTTTTAGGAGTTAAAAATATAGCTGGAGATTTAAAAGGAAGCAGACCAATTATATCTCAAGATCTTCTTATTAGAGAAAATCCAGATTTTTTAGCAGGAGCTATGAGTATTAAATCTCCTGATGATCTGAAGAAATCTGCTGTTTTAAAAACTACTGCTGGGAAAAAAGAAAATCTATTTATAGTTGATTCTAGTAAGATTTTAAGAGGATCTCCAAGATTATTTGAGGAGATGGAGAAGTTCTATAATGAGCTTGTAATTATAAAGAATAAATAAATTAAAAAGCTGAAAGGATTAAAAATATAATCTTTTCAGCTTTTTTTATAGTATTTTTTATATATAGAATAAAATTTTAAAAAAATAACATATTGACAATCATCGAAGTGAAGTGTATAATTCAAAAAAAAGGAGGGATAGTATGGAGAAAAGTGAAAAAAATGCTAAAGTGTTTAAAGCTTTTTGTGACTCCAATAGATTAAGAATAATAGAGTTCTTAAAAAATGGAGAAGAGTGTGCCTGTAAACTTCTTGAGCAATTAGATATTGAACAATCTACTTTATCACATCATATGAAAATACTTTGTGATTTAGAAATAGTTAAAAGTAGAAAATGTGGAAAATGGATTCATTATTCACTAAATAAAGAGAAATTAACAGAGATAAAAATAATCATTGATAATATGATTTAATTTTTTTAAATAATACATTGATAAATGTAAATATATAGATATAACAAGGAGGAAAAAATGGTAATATTTGATAAACTATTTGGAAGTAAAGAGAGTTGTTGTGGAGAAGAGGCAAAGAATACTAGTTGCTCTTGTGGAGGAGAATGTAATTCTTCAACAAAAAATATAATGGAAATAAGAATTTTAGGTTCAGGATGTAAAAATTGTAACACTTTAGAAAAACATACATTAGAAGCTCTTAATGAATTAGGGATCAAAAGTGAACTTAATCATATAACAGATTTTGCAGAGATAGCTAAATATGGAATAATGTCTACACCTGGATTATGGATTAATGGAAAAATAGTTTCATATGGTAAAGTTTTAAGTAAAGATGAAATAAAAAAAATTATAGAAAAATTATAAAATATGTAAAAGCTCCTATTAGGAGTTTTTATTAAAAATAATAGATTGATACTTATCAATATAAAGGAGAAAGATTATGGATTTTATACAAAATCAAATTTTAGGAATGAAATGGCTAAATTCACTGGTAGGAGATATTTTAATAAAGCTTGGAATGGATGAAACAAGCAAAAGTTTTACAGGAGTTCAATTTTTCTTTTATGATGTTATAAAAATAACAATCTTACTGTGTACTTTGATATTTTTTATAAGTTATATTCAAAGTTATTTCCCACCTGAAAAAAGTAAAAAAATATTAGGTAATTTTCATGGAATAAGTGCCAATATAATAGGGGCATTATTGGGAACAGTAACTCCCTTTTGCTCTTGCTCATCAATTCCATTATTTATAGGTTTCACTAGTGCAGGGTTGCCCTTAGGTGTAACATTTTCCTTTTTAATATCATCTCCTATGGTAGATTTAGGCTCTCTTTTATTACTAATGGGAATTTTTGGAACAAAAGTTGCTATATTGTATGTTATACTTGGATTGGTAATAGCTGTAATTGGTGGTATGATAATAGAGAAGCTAAATTTAGAAAACGAGTTAGAAGATTTTATACTTAATTCTAAAGGAAAAGGAAGTATAGATTTAGATCTTCCTCAATTAAGTGTAAAAGATAGAGCTTTATATGCTAAAAATCAGATGTTAGAAACTTTTAAAAAAGTTTTTCCTTATATTTTAATAGGAGTTGGAATAGGGGCATTTATTCATAACTGGATCCCTGAAAAATGGATAATAAATATATTAGGAAGTAAAAATCCATTTGGTGTTATCCTTGCTACAGTGCTAGGAG of uncultured Fusobacterium sp. contains these proteins:
- a CDS encoding ABC transporter substrate-binding protein; amino-acid sequence: MNIKKRFFLLLTFCFISIVSYSLEIKDGMVVDKYNNSVELKEYNRIVLADPAGIEILYMLGAEDKIAAIGKTFMSKIQPVEKTNKLPSVGNITKPSIEKILSFSPDLVILNTMSISTGDSLKKLKIPFIISETEKIDDIFKNLEIYGEFTGKKAEAEAIYQDGKKRVDTLKAKLEKEPLNLKGAILYVTTPMLAFNDESLPGEIMRFLGVKNIAGDLKGSRPIISQDLLIRENPDFLAGAMSIKSPDDLKKSAVLKTTAGKKENLFIVDSSKILRGSPRLFEEMEKFYNELVIIKNK
- a CDS encoding metalloregulator ArsR/SmtB family transcription factor, which translates into the protein MEKSEKNAKVFKAFCDSNRLRIIEFLKNGEECACKLLEQLDIEQSTLSHHMKILCDLEIVKSRKCGKWIHYSLNKEKLTEIKIIIDNMI
- a CDS encoding thioredoxin family protein → MVIFDKLFGSKESCCGEEAKNTSCSCGGECNSSTKNIMEIRILGSGCKNCNTLEKHTLEALNELGIKSELNHITDFAEIAKYGIMSTPGLWINGKIVSYGKVLSKDEIKKIIEKL
- a CDS encoding permease, whose protein sequence is MDFIQNQILGMKWLNSLVGDILIKLGMDETSKSFTGVQFFFYDVIKITILLCTLIFFISYIQSYFPPEKSKKILGNFHGISANIIGALLGTVTPFCSCSSIPLFIGFTSAGLPLGVTFSFLISSPMVDLGSLLLLMGIFGTKVAILYVILGLVIAVIGGMIIEKLNLENELEDFILNSKGKGSIDLDLPQLSVKDRALYAKNQMLETFKKVFPYILIGVGIGAFIHNWIPEKWIINILGSKNPFGVILATVLGVPIYADIFGTIPVAEALLFKGANLGSILAFMMAVTTLSLPSLIMLRKAVKPKLLKIFIFICIIGIIIVGYIFNSFQHFII